From the Ostrinia nubilalis chromosome 8, ilOstNubi1.1, whole genome shotgun sequence genome, one window contains:
- the LOC135074031 gene encoding leucyl-cystinyl aminopeptidase-like yields MTLSTSRQQFLAYESQTPEDIQYGRRGGIFVSTCVCVLSIISAVILAVLVGVIVYFITYYKVAQESSTSEFWDDTEPFGASGPSPDLRLPSSVVPSFYRLKLHTDLESSNFTGEVYITIRANKPVKEIILHSKNLSINGNARLTEQIYEKVEMLHARTKRQINETAVDSNVTASINESEIITTTANVLAENVTEAIETTTQIVTEPPVAPVDTQVTHSSVRNIKILSIIEATGDRLILKLETALTPNVDYTLELPFSGQISNSLTGFYKSTYKNAKNETKKLGVTQFEPTSARAAFPCFDEPAFKAMFEISIAHPENISVLSNMKVSTEENIANEPGWKWTHFDRSVNMSTYLVAYVLSDFKSLETTYLSKDNVTKPIRIWTRPELIEKANYALNITPKLLSYYEEVFGVPYALEKLDLIAIPDFSSGAMENWGLITFRETTLLFDEAESVPRDKQNVAIDIAHELAHQWFGNLVTMRWWTDLWLNEGFATYIEYLGVDHIEPEWNMFESFGRDKMDLLRSDALKNTSPVSRKVIDASEISQKFDEISYSKGANLIRMLNHTISEELFHKGLVIYLNDWKYTNAEENDLWQAMEKATGTDPTLKDLSVVNFMNTWTRQAGYPVVKVNRNYEKGLIEIEQKLFTSALDPYQKMLDQLWHIPISYTGMDTPKDQWSTKPRTWLKNRFQVVSVPVNSTEALYVNVDAIGYYRVNYDKKNWELLSAALKSGKVQSPITKAQLIDDAFNLAKASQLNYSYALGLTTCVMNGEDSKIVWDLLLNNMGFLKFNLKATAGFVYFQDYMRIILKKQLEKLNYGLNKPRDDNEALLIENLLMWECFVESPRCLNWARTEFDKWMSNPAVNPIPSYLRSLVYSVALKYGSRREFDFLWGVFQSSADPTVKSLAINSLPSTREEGLITMLLEKSITEIPKQYAIAVWSFDATAATAIAQDFLINNFQRVYDKFTQMDAFMFPAVLSGAFGFISHTDELNKLKAFATQHKQQLMPMSQTLQKLLDTAKLRINWIDKYAPSINQWFRDYVTNSTTLTNVTNTTTTDANTPIIGANGANSSANVPVTEKPPANPVLNITEVVPSQ; encoded by the exons ATGACGCTTTCCACGAGCCGGCAGCAGTTCCTAGCGTACGAGTCGCAAACCCCTGAGGATATCCAATATGGCCGCCGAGGGGGCATCTTCGTCTCCACCTGCGTATGTGTGCTGTCCATCATCAGCGCTGTTATACTGGCTGTGCTAGTCGGAGTCATTGTATACTTCATCACCTATTACAAG gTAGCTCAGGAGTCATCAACATCTGAATTCTGGGACGATACGGAACCATTCGGTGCCAGTGGGCCTTCTCCAGACCTGAGACTGCCCTCTAGTGTAGTGCCAAGCTTCTACCGACTCAAGCTGCACACAGACTTAGAGAGTTCTAACTTCACCGGAGAAGTATACATCACTATTCGGGCCAACAAACCAGTAAAAGAAATCATATTACACTCAAAAAACCTCAGTATTAACGGAAATGCCAGACTCACTGAACAGATTTATGAGAAAGTTGAAATGCTTCATGCCAGAACGAAACGTCAGATTAATGAGACAGCTGTAGACAGCAATGTAACTGCAAGTATTAATGAGTCTGAAATTATTACGACCACAGCGAATGTGTTGGCTGAAAATGTGACAGAGGCTATAGAAACAACTACGCAAATAGTGACTGAGCCACCTGTTGCTCCGGTAGACACACAAGTGACACATAGCAGTGTGCgtaatataaaaatactgtcAATAATAGAAGCTACCGGTGACAGGCTGATCCTAAAATTGGAAACTGCACTCACTCCTAACGTTGATTATACTTTAGAATTGCCATTTAGCGGTCAAATCTCAAATTCATTGACCGGTTTCTATAAAAGTACTTATAAGAATGCCAAAAATGAAACCAA GAAGTTGGGTGTCACCCAGTTTGAACCCACGTCAGCCAGGGCTGCGTTCCCATGTTTTGATGAGCCAGCATTCAAAGCCATGTTTGAGATCAGTATAGCACATCCAGAAAACATCAGCGTGCTGTCCAATATGAAGGTTTCTACTGAAGAGAACat tGCCAATGAACCTGGCTGGAAATGGACCCACTTCGACCGATCCGTCAACATGTCAACATACCTCGTTGCTTACGTTCTATCAGACTTCAAGTCTTTAGAAACCACTTACTTGAGCAAAGACAATGTAACCAAGCCCATTCGAATTTGGACCAGACCTGAGCTGATCGAAAAGGCGAACTACGCCCTGAACATCACTCCGAAACTGTTGAGTTACTATGAAGAAGTGTTTGGAGTTCCATATGCTTTGGAGAAGCTGGATCTTATCGCGATTCCTGACTTCTCCAGTGGAGCTATGGAGAATTGGGGTCTTATTACTTTTAG GGAAACAACGCTTCTTTTCGACGAAGCGGAAAGCGTTCCCCGCGATAAGCAAAACGTCGCCATCGATATAGCTCACGAACTAGCTCACCAGTGGTTCGGCAACCTCGTCACCATGAGGTGGTGGACTGACCTTTGGCTTAATGAGGGTTTCGCGACGTACATCGAATACCTAGGAGTGGACCAC atCGAACCAGAATGGAACATGTTCGAATCCTTCGGGCGCGACAAGATGGATCTCCTCAGATCCGACGCGCTCAAAAACACTTCGCCCGTGTCCCGCAAAGTCATCGATGCGTCCGAAATATCGCAGAAGTTCGACGAGATATCGTACAGCAAAGGAGCCAACTTAATTCGCATGCTGAATCATACGATATCGGAGGAGCTGTTCCATAAGGGACTGGTGATTTACTTGAATGATTG GAAATACACAAACGCCGAAGAAAATGACCTATGGCAGGCCATGGAGAAAGCCACGGGGACGGACCCAACACTCAAAGATCTATCCGTAGTGAACTTTATGAACACTTGGACGCGACAGGCCGGTTACCCTGTCGTCAAGGTCAACAGGAACTACGAGAAAGGCCTCATTGAGATTGAACAG AAACTCTTCACCAGCGCCTTAGACCCGTACCAGAAGATGTTAGACCAGCTCTGGCACATCCCCATCAGTTATACCGGCATGGACACTCCTAAAGACCAGTGGAGTACCAAACCAAGGACTTGGTTGAAGAATCGTTTCCAAGTAGTCTCGGTGCCGGTCAACAGCACAGAAGCCTTGTACGTGAACGTCGATGCTATTG GTTACTACCGCGTGAATTACGACAAGAAGAACTGGGAGCTACTATCAGCAGCTCTCAAGTCTGGGAAAGTCCAGTCTCCCATCACGAAGGCACAGCTCATTGACGACGCATTCAACCTGGCTAAGGCTTCGCAGCTAAACTACAGCTATGCCCTGGGTCTGACTACGTGCGTCATGAATGGAGAGGATTCGAAGATTGTGTGGGATCTGTTATTGAATAACATGGGCTTCTTGAAGTTCAATTTGAAGGCCACCGCTGGATTTGTGTATTTCCAG GACTACATGCGTATAATCCTCAAGAAACAACTGGAAAAACTAAACTACGGTCTGAACAAGCCTCGCGACGACAACGAAGCCCTGCTCATAGAGAACTTACTTATGTGGGAGTGCTTCGTGGAGTCCCCGCGGTGTCTCAACTGGGCCCGGACGGAATTTGACAAGTGGATGAGCAACCCTGCTGTCAACCC GATCCCCAGCTACCTGCGCTCGCTAGTATACAGCGTGGCGCTCAAGTACGGCAGTCGGCGCGAGTTCGACTTCCTATGGGGCGTGTTCCAGTCGTCAGCTGATCCTACCGTCAAGAGCCTGGCCATCAACAGCCTGCCTTCCACTAGGGAGGAGGGGCTTATCACTAT GCTCCTAGAAAAGAGCATCACCGAGATACCCAAGCAGTACGCTATCGCAGTATGGAGTTTCGACGCCACCGCCGCCACGGCAATCGCGCAAGACTTCCTCATCAACAACTTCCAAAGAGTCTACGATAAGTTCACGCAAATGGATGCCTTCATGTTCCCCGCTGTACTGAGCGGAGCATTTGGCTTTATATCGCACACTGATGAGCTCAATAAG TTGAAAGCCTTCGCAACGCAGCACAAGCAGCAACTGATGCCGATGTCTCAGACGCTGCAGAAGTTACTGGACACGGCCAAGCTGCGCATCAACTGGATCGACAAGTACGCGCCCAGCATCAACCAGTGGTTTCGCGATTACGTCACCA ACTCAACGACTCTAACCAATGTTACCAACACCACTACCACAGACGCCAACACACCAATTATTGGAGCCAACGGCGCCAACTCCAGTGCCAATGTTCCTGTAACGGAAAAACCTCCCGCCAATCCTGTCCTCAACATCACAGAAGTGGTTCCTAGTCAATAA
- the LOC135074032 gene encoding transmembrane protein 181: protein MDSANVGYSYHLPSGGWNYKIRNTLSQFSDLFSEFNKYIAPAYHHDRCERSVQMRIYSMHKGEFVMVFIAFFACFGLGVFIGLAGPSPTMTTSVAASSLLTNASDIYRGPFLLRSPALGTRVQQLWLLAEILTNNDDEEIFDKSFQISISIDGVLSDHTTINLVPESEATNRTQHLKCKKQVCEEVMALHIGSLEYTHYVLSIRLHGLKEFHKRYYIREIVFYFKTYNPAFTQMETWFRFIFLLTTFTIACWFAHTLRKYSTHDWAIEQKWLSILLPLLLLYNDPIFPLRLVSGSCFAPLMDTVFQTAFLACVMLSWLAQYHGLRQNERSFLSFYLFKVIIVALVWTPAMVVTVWQKYYAFYDPTFNYMMNPNYPVVKIMFFSAVTLYFLYLLVLIVKAYSDLRNMPFFDMRLRCLSIVVGTVTLLTAILAAQGWGPAALQDHWASQPRVYYDTSAPFMALYGLFNFKMYILAYLFSPGGGSIHETAITKDNPAFSMINDSDEEVIYGSDEESRRPLNSHHRISNEEI from the exons ATGGATTCAGCAAATGTCGGATACTCTTACCACTTGCCATCAGGCGGGTGGAATTACAAGATTCGCAATACACTGTCGCAGTTCAGTGATTTGTTTAGCGAATTCAATAAATACATCGCGCCTGCATATCACCATGACCGCTGtgaaag GTCCGTTCAAATGAGGATATATTCAATGCACAAAGGGGAATTTGTGATGGTTTTTATAGCATTTTTTGCTTGTTTCGGTTTGGGTGTATTCATAGGACTGGCAG GGCCGTCCCCGACCATGACGACGTCGGTCGCGGCGTCGTCGCTGCTGACCAACGCCAGCGACATCTACCGCGGCCCGTTCCTGCTGCGCAGCCCAGCGCTGGGCACCCGCGTACAACAGCTGTGGCTGCTCGCCGAGATACTCACCAATAATGATGACG aggAAATATTTGATAAGAGCTTCCAGATCAGTATATCAATAGATGGAGTGCTAAGCGATCATACAACCATCAATCTTGTCCCAGAGAGCGAAGCTACAAATAG GACCCAGCACCTCAAATGCAAGAAGCAAGTATGCGAGGAAGTTATGGCTCTCCACATCGGCTCGTTGGAGTATACGCACTATGTACTCAGCATCCGCCTGCACGGCCTCAAGGAATTCCACAAGCGATACTACATCAGGGAGATCGTCTTCTAC TTCAAAACCTACAACCCAGCATTTACGCAAATGGAGACGTGGTTCCGATTTATTTTTCTACTGACAACATTTACTATAGCT TGTTGGTTTGCGCATACGCTTAGAAAATACTCGACCCACGACTGGGCGATTGAGCAGAAGTGGTTGTCCATACTATTGCCGCTGCTGTTACTCTACAATG ATCCGATATTCCCCCTACGGCTAGTGTCGGGAAGTTGTTTCGCCCCACTAATGGACACAGTATTCCAGACGGCTTTCCTAGCTTGCGTCATGCTGTCGTGGCTTGCGCAGTACCACGGCTTGAGACAG AACGAAAGGAGTTTCCTATCATTTTACCTATTCAAGGTAATAATCGTGGCGTTGGTATGGACGCCGGCGATGGTGGTCACGGTCTGGCAGAAGTATTACGCCTTCTATGACCCCACGTTCAATTATATGATGAACCCAAATTACCCT GTTGTGAAAATAATGTTCTTCAGTGCTGTCACGTTATACTTCCTATACTTACTCGTCCTCATCGTAAAGGCGTATAGTGACCTGAGAAATATGCCTTTCTTTG ATATGAGACTCAGGTGCCTCTCAATAGTGGTGGGCACAGTCACACTGCTAACAGCAATTCTGGCTGCCCAGGGCTGGGGCCCAGCAGCTTTGCAGGACCACTGGGCGTCCCAGCCGCGCGTCTACTACGATACTTCCGCGCCCTTCATGGCGCTCTACGGACTCTTCAACTTCAAGATGTACATACTCGCCTATCTGTTCTCGCCTGGGGGAGGCTCTATACATG aaACGGCCATAACCAAAGACAACCCTGCGTTCTCTATGATCAACGACTCGGATGAAGAAGTTATTTATGGATCTGACGAGGAGAGCCGCCGACCGCTAAATTCACACCACAGAATCAGTAATGAGGAAATATAA